One Megamonas hypermegale genomic window carries:
- the mqnE gene encoding aminofutalosine synthase MqnE codes for MSIQTTAIQKAKNGERLSFTEALYLYENVDLIDLAIWARQAKIRQSGQKVYYNINRHINLSNICTASCPLCAFSCEEGDKRGFMLTKEDVIAKIKNTIATVPNLTEIHIVSSLHPHNDFNYYIEILKTIKELLPNVHIQAFTPVEIVHFANISGKTIDEVLSILKEAGLDSLPGGGAEILDDEVRKIICPNKATSEQWIYTIKTAHKMGMKTNASELYGHVETIEQRLKHLFTLRDIQDETGGFQAFISFPFHPANTAFPDIKPITSYESLKFIAISRLVLDNIPHIKAFWMMLTLPIAQFALACGADDLDGTVEEEKIIHAAGAHTGQKMTTTQLEQIIRTAGYIPVQRDSLYNEIKND; via the coding sequence ATGTCAATACAAACAACAGCTATACAAAAAGCTAAAAATGGTGAACGTCTTTCTTTTACTGAAGCACTTTATCTTTATGAAAATGTCGATTTAATTGATTTGGCAATTTGGGCAAGACAGGCAAAAATCCGCCAAAGCGGACAAAAAGTCTATTACAATATAAACCGCCATATCAATTTATCTAATATATGCACTGCCTCATGTCCACTATGTGCTTTTTCCTGTGAAGAAGGCGATAAACGCGGTTTCATGCTCACAAAAGAAGATGTCATCGCTAAAATAAAAAATACGATTGCTACAGTGCCAAATCTCACAGAAATTCATATCGTAAGTTCACTTCATCCGCACAATGATTTCAATTATTACATTGAAATATTAAAGACGATAAAAGAATTATTGCCAAATGTGCATATTCAGGCATTTACACCAGTGGAAATAGTTCATTTTGCTAATATCAGTGGTAAAACGATTGATGAAGTATTATCTATTTTAAAAGAGGCAGGACTTGATTCATTGCCTGGCGGTGGTGCTGAAATATTAGATGACGAAGTGCGCAAGATAATTTGCCCGAATAAAGCTACAAGCGAGCAGTGGATTTACACCATTAAAACAGCGCATAAAATGGGCATGAAAACGAATGCTTCAGAACTTTATGGCCATGTTGAAACGATAGAACAACGTTTAAAACATCTATTCACTTTGCGCGATATTCAAGATGAAACGGGCGGTTTTCAAGCGTTTATATCGTTCCCATTCCATCCAGCAAATACAGCTTTTCCAGATATAAAGCCAATCACTTCATATGAAAGTTTAAAATTCATCGCGATATCTCGTCTTGTTTTAGACAATATTCCGCATATAAAAGCTTTCTGGATGATGCTTACACTGCCTATAGCTCAATTTGCTTTAGCTTGCGGTGCTGATGATTTAGATGGCACTGTTGAAGAAGAAAAAATAATTCATGCTGCTGGAGCGCATACTGGTCAAAAAATGACGACAACTCAACTTGAACAGATAATTCGCACGGCTGGTTATATTCCTGTTC
- the mqnE gene encoding aminofutalosine synthase MqnE, giving the protein MVTNLNTLDLIEAKVLKGERLSKEDGLNLFASNDLARIGYLADLVRKRISGDYVYYNVNCHLNLTNMCTALCDFCAFGCEETDKRAYAMTMDDIRAKVKRACLDPNMKNLHIVSGLHPHWPFSYYVDVIKMLKKEFPQLHLKGFTGVEITHFAKISGKSIREVLQELKDAGIEAMPGGGAEILNDRIRNKLCPNKATASEWLEVSRVAHSLGIKTNASMLYGHIETIEERVDHLITLRNLQDETGGIQTFICFPFHPANTKLGQSVQRTSVWDDLKTMAICRLMLDNIHNIKAYWVMLTLPIAQLALGFGANDIDGTISEEKIMHDAGANSPKALTRDNLITLIKQTGRIPAECDCNFNIIRTF; this is encoded by the coding sequence GTGGTAACTAATTTAAATACATTAGATTTAATTGAAGCAAAAGTTTTAAAGGGTGAACGCCTTTCTAAAGAGGACGGACTCAATTTATTTGCCTCTAATGATTTAGCACGTATCGGTTATCTTGCTGATTTAGTACGCAAACGCATTAGCGGAGATTACGTTTATTATAATGTGAATTGTCATTTAAATTTGACTAATATGTGTACTGCATTATGTGATTTTTGCGCTTTTGGCTGTGAAGAAACGGATAAACGCGCTTATGCCATGACAATGGACGACATTCGTGCAAAGGTTAAAAGAGCATGCCTTGACCCTAATATGAAAAATCTGCATATCGTGAGCGGTCTTCATCCTCATTGGCCGTTTTCTTATTATGTAGATGTAATAAAAATGTTAAAAAAAGAATTTCCACAACTTCATTTAAAAGGGTTTACAGGTGTAGAAATCACGCATTTTGCCAAAATCAGCGGTAAATCCATTCGCGAAGTATTACAAGAATTAAAAGACGCAGGGATTGAAGCAATGCCAGGCGGTGGAGCAGAAATTTTAAATGACCGCATCAGAAATAAGCTCTGCCCTAATAAAGCTACAGCAAGTGAATGGTTAGAAGTTTCACGCGTAGCACATAGCCTTGGCATTAAAACAAATGCTTCCATGCTTTATGGTCATATCGAAACGATAGAAGAACGCGTTGACCATTTAATCACGTTGCGCAATCTTCAAGATGAAACAGGCGGAATTCAGACTTTTATTTGTTTCCCATTCCATCCTGCTAATACAAAACTCGGTCAAAGTGTACAGCGCACAAGCGTTTGGGACGATTTAAAAACAATGGCTATTTGTCGTTTAATGCTCGATAATATCCATAATATTAAAGCTTATTGGGTAATGCTCACTTTGCCAATTGCACAATTAGCATTAGGTTTTGGTGCAAACGATATTGATGGTACTATCAGCGAAGAAAAAATCATGCACGATGCGGGAGCAAATTCGCCAAAAGCTTTGACACGTGATAATTTAATTACACTAATCAAGCAAACAGGCAGAATACCTGCTGAATGTGATTGCAATTTTAATATAATTAGAACGTTTTAA
- a CDS encoding AEC family transporter, with product MDNLIFSLNATIPVFLMMVLGMIFRKIGLFDEAFITKMNKFVFVVALPALLFEDISTADFTTVWDTSYVLFCFIATFLSITLAFIISIPFRHSVSQGEFVQAAYRSSAAIIGMAFVQNIYGDYGMASLMIIGTVPLYNIMAVIVLALLKPGQSSLTPALMKKTIKGIITNPIILGIVVGAVWSLLKIPTPVILDKTVSFLGVLATPLGLMAMGAAFKFQSFSQNIKPIITCSVMKLIGFVAIFMPIAIYMGFTQSKLVAALIMLGSATTVSCYIMARNMGHDGTLTAGAVMVTTLGSAFSLTFWLYILKCMDLV from the coding sequence ATGGATAATTTAATTTTTAGTTTAAATGCTACTATACCAGTATTTTTAATGATGGTTCTCGGTATGATTTTCCGCAAAATCGGATTATTTGATGAAGCCTTTATCACAAAGATGAATAAATTTGTCTTTGTAGTAGCACTACCAGCACTTTTATTTGAAGATATCAGTACAGCAGATTTTACAACTGTATGGGATACTTCATATGTATTATTTTGTTTTATCGCCACTTTTTTAAGTATCACTTTAGCGTTCATCATTTCTATTCCATTTCGTCATAGCGTTTCACAAGGCGAATTTGTGCAAGCAGCTTATCGCAGTAGTGCCGCCATCATCGGCATGGCTTTCGTACAGAATATTTATGGCGATTACGGCATGGCATCGCTTATGATTATCGGCACAGTGCCGTTATATAATATTATGGCGGTCATCGTTTTAGCGCTCTTAAAGCCTGGACAAAGTTCACTCACACCTGCATTGATGAAAAAAACTATAAAAGGCATTATAACAAATCCAATTATTTTAGGTATTGTTGTCGGTGCTGTTTGGTCTTTATTAAAAATTCCAACACCTGTAATCTTAGATAAAACAGTTTCTTTTTTAGGTGTACTTGCAACACCGCTCGGACTCATGGCTATGGGCGCAGCATTTAAATTCCAAAGCTTTAGCCAAAATATAAAACCGATTATAACTTGTAGCGTTATGAAATTAATCGGTTTTGTAGCCATATTCATGCCGATTGCTATATACATGGGATTTACACAAAGCAAACTCGTAGCAGCATTGATAATGCTGGGCTCTGCAACTACAGTAAGCTGCTATATAATGGCGCGTAACATGGGACACGATGGCACACTCACCGCTGGAGCAGTCATGGTAACAACTCTCGGAAGCGCGTTTTCATTGACTTTCTGGCTTTATATATTAAAGTGTATGGATTTAGTATGA
- a CDS encoding DUF3644 domain-containing protein, which yields MNSIIDKLITKSQEAFILAIELYNKPTIKYRVEGFSFFICNAWELMLKANLINKFGNNSIYYKDNPNRTITLENCISKIFTNNKDPLRINLEKIIELRNISTHFITEEYEQIYIPLFQACVINYTNKLLEFFNIDITEQLNSNFLTLAVKLSDIKESDIQARYPKEIANRLLKSFADINENIPKINNSNFAITIRHDFVLTKDKKHATTTFSIAKTAEQVAYILKDSKDMQLSCPYNTKRCIEIINSWIKKDNLNFINPNCKNEEKKHTFNSFHFSLFVKFYNLKENNKYCYKYTRNKQPNYTYSNQALDLIYTEIKKDPENIIQSLKKSLKK from the coding sequence TTGAATTCAATAATAGATAAATTAATTACAAAAAGTCAAGAAGCTTTTATATTAGCAATAGAACTGTATAATAAACCTACAATAAAATATCGTGTCGAAGGTTTTAGCTTTTTTATTTGTAATGCCTGGGAATTAATGTTAAAAGCCAATTTGATAAATAAATTTGGTAATAATAGTATATATTATAAAGATAATCCTAATCGTACAATAACTTTAGAAAACTGCATTTCTAAAATTTTTACTAATAATAAAGACCCATTACGCATAAATCTTGAAAAAATAATCGAATTAAGAAATATTAGTACACATTTTATAACTGAAGAATATGAGCAAATTTATATACCTTTATTTCAAGCTTGTGTAATAAATTATACTAATAAACTCTTAGAATTTTTCAATATAGACATTACTGAACAACTAAATTCTAACTTTTTAACTTTAGCAGTTAAATTATCTGATATAAAAGAATCCGATATACAGGCAAGATACCCTAAAGAAATTGCTAATAGATTATTAAAATCTTTTGCAGATATAAATGAAAATATTCCTAAAATAAATAATTCTAATTTTGCTATCACTATACGACATGATTTTGTTTTAACAAAAGATAAAAAACACGCAACAACTACTTTTTCTATTGCAAAAACTGCAGAACAAGTTGCATATATATTAAAAGACTCTAAAGACATGCAATTATCGTGTCCTTATAATACAAAACGCTGTATTGAAATTATCAATAGTTGGATAAAAAAAGATAATTTAAACTTTATAAATCCTAACTGTAAAAACGAAGAAAAAAAGCATACTTTTAATTCTTTTCATTTCAGTTTATTTGTAAAATTCTATAACCTAAAAGAAAATAATAAATATTGTTATAAATATACTAGAAATAAGCAACCCAACTATACATATAGTAATCAAGCTCTAGATTTAATTTATACTGAAATAAAAAAAGACCCTGAAAACATTATTCAGAGTCTAAAAAAATCATTAAAAAAATAA
- a CDS encoding Ada metal-binding domain-containing protein, with protein sequence MFKSTKKQIAIILLALITLLVTMSTVLANTYIGSAKSDKFHYPSCRYVRQIYDENKIYFGSREEALNSGYIPCKVCRP encoded by the coding sequence ATGTTTAAATCCACGAAAAAACAAATTGCAATCATCTTATTAGCTTTAATCACTTTATTAGTTACAATGTCCACTGTTTTAGCTAATACATATATCGGTTCAGCTAAATCCGATAAATTTCATTATCCTAGCTGTAGATATGTAAGACAGATTTACGATGAAAACAAAATTTACTTTGGTAGTAGAGAAGAAGCATTGAATAGTGGCTATATTCCTTGCAAAGTATGCCGTCCATAA